The window ACCTATTGCATGCATAGGTGAAGGTACATTGATCTTTTTGATGATTGTTTGGTCATCTAGATTGATTACAGCGATTTCAGGTGAAGCATGATGAGTAACATATGCTTTTCTATGATGAGTATCTATAACAACATTTGCAGGGGCAAAACCTGTATCTAATTCTTTAACAACTTGATTAGTGGTTAAATCAACAAATGCAACTTGGTTTTCATGATATTGTAATACCAACATCATGTTAGTTTGAGAATCGATGATAAGATGTACTGGTGATAATATGTTGGAGATTGTTTGTACATATTTGTTTGTAGTTGTATCTATAACTTCAATTGAATGGCCATCGAAATTTGCCACGTATAGCATTTTATTGTTAGGATCATAATCCATTCCCACACCACTAGTTTGGAAATTTACATATTCTCTTTGACCATAGGGTTTATTGGACTTGGACCACATGGTAAAAACTGGGTCAGGAAATGAAATTGTTTCTACCATATTAGTGTCCAGATTAATAGCAAGAACTATTGGATTTTCAAAGACTGTTGCATACATTTTGTTAGTGCCTTCAATGTATATCAGATTGACTATACCTTTTTGAGTTGGTATTGTATTCTTGACTTGATTTGATTTTCCATCAATTATTATGATTCGTCCTTGTTCAGGATCAGATACATATAGATCTCCATTGACAAGAGTCATTTCTGCAGGAGAACCACCTACATCAATTACTGTAATGTCTTGGGTTTGTCCGTAAACTTGAGATATGGATAAAAATATAGATAGAGAGGCTAAAAAGAAGGTAAAGAAAAATACACCAAACTTCATTCTAAATATTTTAATTTGGATTTATCTATAAAGTTATCTTGGATTTTCACAACTAATATCATTGTCATATAATCTAATTTTTCTAAAAACACACTACATTATCCTCACTTAAATCATTTTATGCCTGATAAATTATTAAAAAGAGCACTTGAAAGGGGCGTCTAATGCCAACATTAAGAATCTCATTCTATATTAAATAACTAAATTGGCGTTTTCAGGTTATGTATAATACAATTCTTGTCCCTCATGGAGGAACGGATGCTGAAGATGAAGCATTAAGACATGCCATGGGCCTAACAAAGAACACATCGAAAATAATCCTTTTACATGTAGTTGAAACACTTCCATATCCTCCATCATTTGTATTATCTTCATCTGAACGAACAAGGCTACTAGAAAATGTTGATGATGTGAATGAGGAAATGAGGCAAGACATGATGAAAATGATGGAAAAATATGCTCAACAATGTAAAAAGAACAATATCAAATCCAAAGTTAAAGTCGAGATTGGCGATGCAGCTGAAATAATTCTAGATATAGTTGAAAAAGAAAAAGTGGATCTAATAGTTATGTCAAAACGAAGAAAGCTCAAAGGTGTAAAAAAACTACTTTCATTAGGTAGTGTTTCAAGAAAGATTGTGGAAAGTACCTCTTGCCCTGTTTTGTTAATAGATGTTGAAAAGAAATGAATCTTTAGGATTTTTCATTGTAGTGATTATATTTGAAATATGGTTTGAATAATTCTAAACTAGACCAAAATCTCCAGTGGCATCAAGACTCCACTGCTTTGCAATCTTGCTTCTAGAAGAATCAACGGTAAAGGATATTGGTTCGCTCAAGTCGTTTGTAATAGGAGTTATAGTATTCATTGTCAATCTAATCGTGCTAACATCTCCTTGGTCATCCATTATCTGACCAAGTACAATCACCGATGTAGTTCCATCAGAAGATGCAAGTCTGGCCTTTCCAAAAACAAAGTCATAAAATGCATCTCCAATCAATATATCACCACCAGTAACACGTAGTTTGAAAGTGTGTGATCCAGTGGTGATTGATTCCAAATAGATATCACCATCTACGCTAGATACTATAGATTCATCGTCAAGTGATGTTGCAGTGCCTGTAAAGGATGCAGTGTAAGAGTCAGGAGTAGCATCAGGAGTAGTTATAGGACCAAAGTATTTTCCAGTCTCAAATTGATTTAACAAGTCTTGCAGTCTTTGTTCTAATTGATCAATTTTTTGTTGTAATTGTTGTATTGTATCATCAGCGGTTTCTTTAGCTTTATTTTCATGTTTTAGGATTTGTTCATGGGTTTGTGAATCACCTTTATCAGAATCAGATTCTATATGATAATCCCAATTAGCCCTGATTTGATCTTCAGTTAAACCGGTTTTATCTATAATTGCTGTGATAATTGCAGATTCAGATACATCATCAATTATGAATTTGTATTTGTTGCCATTTAGATCTATCTTGACTTTAGTTTTGTCATTTTTTACTTCTACTTCAATCTCAGTTTCGTCTTCATGATTANNNNNNNNNNNNNNNNNNNNNNNNNNNNNNNNNNNNNNNNNNNNNNNNNNNNNNNNNNNNNNNNNNNNNNNNNNNNNNNNNNNNNNNNNNNNNNNNNNNNNNNNNNNNNNNNNNNNNNNNNNNNNNNNNNNNNNNNNNNNNNNNNNNNNNNNNNNNNNNNNNNNNNNNNNNNNNNNNNNNNNNNNNNNNNNNNNNNNNNNNNNNNNNNNNNNNNNNNNNNNNNNNNNNNNNNNNNNNNNNNNNNNNNNNNNNNNNNNNNNNNNNNNNNNNNNNNNNNNNNNNNNNNNNNNNNNNNNNNNNNNNNNNNNNNNNNNNNNNNNNNNNNNNNNNNNNNNNNNNNNNNNNNNNNNNNNNNNNNNNNNNNNNNNNNNNNNNNNNNNNNNNNNNNNNNNATTGTTTTCACTAGAGGATTTGTCACTAGTTTTAATTTTATCCTCATCATCTTCTTTATCTTCACCATCTTCAGCAAATGCAGAAATCAAATAATTAGAAATATTTTGATTAGAATCAACGGTATTTCCAAGATTAATTGATGGGTAACTAATCATTCCAAACAATAATACAGAAAATATGAAAATAGTACTAAGAGATAGGCTCAATGAACATAAAATTTTATGATCATATTTAGCAGTTACGCATCATTAACACTACATAACAAATTGGTTTTTTGTAAATACGTCATTGTATAAATTAAGAATTAATTGTTTTCCCACAATATTTATCCAAAGTACAATCAGGACAATCTTTGAGATTTACTTGTTTTACATTCCAAAGATAAACACACACAATTGTCATACTTGATTTTCATGTTTTATTGTGATAGGATATAAGATAAAAAAGATCAGTCAAATGTGGTAATTCATTACGATTTTGATTATAATGTTAGTATGTAGTCAAATCTAGTCCATTACTAAGAAAATTTCTCCATACGAATCACGCCAACATCATTAACGTATGTTACTATGGCATAATCTGAAAACAGTGTTCTTGCAATTTCTTCCAATATGCGGTATAGTTTCTCTTCGTGTAATATCACTTCGATTTTAATATTTTTTTCATTTTGCAATCCTTGTCCTCGAATACCTTTAGAGCCATTTCCACCAACCTCATAAAACGTGTATCCTGAGATATTGTTCTTTTCAAGAATATCTAGTATATTTTTTTGTGCGGGAATCTCACAAATAATTGTCAATAGTTTGATAGTGTAAAGTTTCACTTTAAACCCTCAACAAAATAACTACTCAAGTCAAGCGTTTCAGGATTATGAAGAATTGTTGAAAGTATGAACATTACAGGTAGCAACACAATCATGTTAAATGGAAATGTTATCCCAAGTGCAGATGTTATGTATAATCCAGGATTTGCCTTTCTTATTGCCGTTCTCAAAACAGATGGTGCTGCAATAAAAGAAGCACTGGCAAAAAGCAGACCAAGCAATACAGAACCTCCGATACTTAATCCAATGTAAGTAGATACAACAACTCCAATAATTCCATTAAAAGTTGGTACTACTACTGAAAAAATTATTAAAAACTTACCTGCTTTTTTCACATCTCCCAGTTTTTGACCAGTGATTATTCCCATTTCAATTAGAAATATCACCAGTGCTGGAAAAAACATGTCTTCAAATCCAAGTTTTATTGATTGAAACCCACTTTCTCCAATGATATATCCGATAATGATTGCGCCCAATAAAATTACAATAGCCTTTCCTGCGATGGTATTTTGTAATACTTGTTTTAGTGATACTTCGTCATGCATTTCTCCAATTTCAACTGCAATAGAATCATCAGTTGGAATTTGCTTTACATCTAATTGTTTTGTTTCATAATGTTGTAATTTTTTTTGATTCTTTGTAATTGACATATTTACTAAAAAAACACACAGAATCAAGCTCACGGGTTCCAATACTGCCAAAATTACAGCCATGAACCCCTCTGATTGCTGATTTTGAGTTTTGAGAAACGACAACCCAACTGAAAAACTGGTTGCACCAACAGATCCGTATGCAGCTGCAATTGCATATGAATCAAAAATATTGAATTTGCCAAGACGTTTGAGTATTTGATAGTGATTCATAGTCATTGCAACAGACAGTCCTACTGCAACCAAAATTGGAATTATCATATTGTCAAATCCCATCTTTCTCATCTCCAGACCTCCATGTAATCCAATTACTGCCAAAAGATAGATTGGCAGAAACTCTGAAATGGCATCAGGAATTTTTAAATCAGATTTTATCCGTGTTGCTATAATCCCTAAAATAAAAAACAAGATTAACGGGGTAAGAAGACTAGATTGAATAATTGCAATAACATCCATCTGTTTTATTCCCCTAGTTTTTTTATGGAAAGTTTCTGTGACCTATACGCCATTTATCTAATCTAAATGACTCACAACTATCAACACATGTTGATTTTTCATTCTTTATAGATTCCAAATTATCCGATGTATTTTGGATTGCAATAAAATCAAAAATATCCTTTTTTGGATAATCTCGCCTGTGGCTAATTCGTACATGCTTTTCAAAGTCATTTGCTAATGTTTTTTGATCATTACTGTGTACAATAAAATCACAATCAAAACCAATCTTTTTACAAATTAACTTGTACATGAAGTAAAATATCATTTGTAGTTATAATCACTCAGTCTACAGTGTGGGACACTGTAGCACAAACTAGAATCATGACAGATTATATCTAAAGCAAGCAAAAGGTAATCTTAATCAGGACATCTATTGGTTTTGATTAAATTAAAATGATGTGATTGTCTATCCCAATTACTAATGATTCAGAAAAAAAGAACACCTACAGAACATGCAAGTTTTAGAATAAACACCAATACTCTGGATAATTTAAAAAAAATCTCCAAAGATCAAAAATTAAGTCTAAACACATACGTAAACCAAATTTTTGATTCACATGTAAACTGGGATGTAAATGCCTCCGAAATAGGCTGGATTGTGATGCTAAAATCAGCCTCAATGGAATTGATAAAACATGTCGATAATCAAACTATAATCAAAATAGCAAAAGATGCTGCCGAAAGCGGTGCAAAAGAGATTGCACTATCTATGAGGGGAAAATATGGGGTTAATGAGTGGATTTCGATTTTAAAAGAACGGGCAAAATCATCAGGATTTTCAATTAAAGAGTATAATGAGAATAGTAATACAAAATTAGTGATGTATCATGAAATGGGTGAGCAGTGGTCTTTATTTTTTAGAACATATTATGAGACAGTGTTTTTTGATCTTGGCTCCAAGATCAAAACAGAATATACTGAAAATTCAATCATAATAGAACTTGATGTTTAGATGGGATGTAATCTGAGAGATCAGGCATTGTTTATTCTCCTGTCTACTTTCAGAGAGTATAATGTTAAACAGCGTGGCTAATCTATACAGACAAGACCACATTAACCTAGAATGACAATACTGTATATCATCGATGAACCCAGAGAATGTCGCATCTCTTTTGATGTATTCCCCTCTGGGGAAAATACAAAAAACTTATGAAGCCATTGATGATCATAGTCTCAAATGAAAGTTCCATGTACTAACTGCACAGAACATTACGAACTTTCACAAACACTAGAGTATCTTGTTAAAATGGGATTGATATCATATCAAAAGCAACTCATTTGTGACAGGTGTCGAGAATTAGAATGATTCTGATGAATAGGATTTCCATGCATTTAGAACAGCAACATAACGAAGTTTTGTCATTTGACCTAAAGCAGAAAATTGAAAGATCCATAAAACACGCTTAGAATTAATTGAGAATGCAACACTCAAAATAAGGGGATTATTGGCTTGCGTTCTGAATCAAAGTAATCCATTTGTTATTTCCCTTAATCTTGATTCCTGCCCTGTCTGCTAGAGTTTCATTGTTTATTCCCATATGGGTTAAGATGTAATTATGATGAATCTGCACACATGTGATTATTTGGAAATCATCTTTTTTCAGAGAAGAGTTGTTTCCATAGTAAATAAGAAATTCAGTTGTCTAACCCATCATAACAGAGTCATTATTTTCAATTTGTTTTCAAACATACCTTATGCTTCTCCAATTATTTCCAAGGATCTGTTCTTTCATCCCATGACTCTGCCCCTTGGGGTTCAATGGAATGACTGTTTTTTATGTCTGCAAAAAGGCATTCGTCTGAACAGTGACTAAGTTCAGGCTTTTTCATAATCTTCCCACACTTCTTGCAGAATTTGCCCACAAGTCATAAATTGATTTGAAATTATAAACGGGATTTGCTGATTCTCAGGACTGAAATTAGATGCCTGTAATAATATGAAGATCATATTTAATAGAATTAACAGTCCCGATTAATACATGGATATTTCCACAGTATCAAGAAAACCACACATTCCAAAAAAAGAAAAAACAAGGACAGTGACATTCAGGTTTCCTGAAAAAATCATCCAGGAGATAGAGACTGAGGCAATGAATAGAGGAGTATCGCAAAACGTCTTGGTAAGACAAATTCTTGAAAAGTTTGTACAGTGGGACAGATTCGGAGACAAGATAGGGATGATACCTGTTCCTAGAGGGATACTGCAATCACTTGGCGTGAATCTGGAAGGAAGTGATATCAACATGATAGTCGAGATTCTAAAGCCAGTCATCAAAGACAATGTGTTGTTTATGAAAGGCAAGTATGATCTGAAAAGATGCATAGAGACACTAGAAGATTACATGCGAGCATCTGGAATGAAATCAGACCACAGAATAGAAGGATCGCTGCACCATTTTATCGTACAGCATGAACTGGGAATGACTTGGTCATTGTTTACAGAACAGTTGCTAAAAGAAATATTTCACGAATTTTTGCCAGAAAAAAATGTCAAGACCCAGACAACAGAACATACTGTCATTGTAACTATTGGCTTGGGTTCGGACTTTAATGAGCATGATTATTAAAAAAGAGTTATTTGTTGAGGATTATCTCAACATCTATCTGTCCATCATTGAATGTGCTTTGAATTCCCCTGATCTTGCTTTTGTACAAAAAGAACTTTTTTCCTTCAATACTGATGCTTCCAGATGTTGAAAGTAATTTGTTGTCATGAAGGGTTTGAATTCTTCTGTATACTGTGCTGATAGGAATTTTAGTCTCGGCTGTGATCTCCATTGCAGACTTTGGTTTGTGCATTGTAGACTCTATGATGGCTCGACAGTAC is drawn from Candidatus Nitrosarchaeum limnium SFB1 and contains these coding sequences:
- a CDS encoding UspA domain-containing protein, which codes for MYNTILVPHGGTDAEDEALRHAMGLTKNTSKIILLHVVETLPYPPSFVLSSSERTRLLENVDDVNEEMRQDMMKMMEKYAQQCKKNNIKSKVKVEIGDAAEIILDIVEKEKVDLIVMSKRRKLKGVKKLLSLGSVSRKIVESTSCPVLLIDVEKK
- a CDS encoding hypothetical protein (hypothetical protein Nmar_0486), yielding MTIICEIPAQKNILDILEKNNISGYTFYEVGGNGSKGIRGQGLQNEKNIKIEVILHEEKLYRILEEIARTLFSDYAIVTYVNDVGVIRMEKFS
- a CDS encoding Putative permease; the protein is MDVIAIIQSSLLTPLILFFILGIIATRIKSDLKIPDAISEFLPIYLLAVIGLHGGLEMRKMGFDNMIIPILVAVGLSVAMTMNHYQILKRLGKFNIFDSYAIAAAYGSVGATSFSVGLSFLKTQNQQSEGFMAVILAVLEPVSLILCVFLVNMSITKNQKKLQHYETKQLDVKQIPTDDSIAVEIGEMHDEVSLKQVLQNTIAGKAIVILLGAIIIGYIIGESGFQSIKLGFEDMFFPALVIFLIEMGIITGQKLGDVKKAGKFLIIFSVVVPTFNGIIGVVVSTYIGLSIGGSVLLGLLFASASFIAAPSVLRTAIRKANPGLYITSALGITFPFNMIVLLPVMFILSTILHNPETLDLSSYFVEGLK
- a CDS encoding hypothetical protein (hypothetical protein Nmar_1305) translates to MDISTVSRKPHIPKKEKTRTVTFRFPEKIIQEIETEAMNRGVSQNVLVRQILEKFVQWDRFGDKIGMIPVPRGILQSLGVNLEGSDINMIVEILKPVIKDNVLFMKGKYDLKRCIETLEDYMRASGMKSDHRIEGSLHHFIVQHELGMTWSLFTEQLLKEIFHEFLPEKNVKTQTTEHTVIVTIGLGSDFNEHDY
- a CDS encoding Putative transcription regulator: MQVLQPALKIEETERKDSLLEVISDKYCRAIIESTMHKPKSAMEITAETKIPISTVYRRIQTLHDNKLLSTSGSISIEGKKFFLYKSKIRGIQSTFNDGQIDVEIILNK